The Natronogracilivirga saccharolytica DNA segment TCGAACAAAACTTCGTGGCTACCAGCTTCCATCTGATCGTTAACTAATGTTGCCACTTTTCGACCCAAGAGGTCATAGACTTCCAGCCTTACATTACTGGTTTCTGGCAGGTCGTAACTTATCAAAGTTGTCGGATTGAAAGGATTTGGATAATTCTTATGTAATTTGCCAACCTTTGGCAAATCACCAGAATTATGATGC contains these protein-coding regions:
- a CDS encoding T9SS type A sorting domain-containing protein yields the protein MHHNSGDLPKVGKLHKNYPNPFNPTTLISYDLPETSNVRLEVYDLLGRKVATLVNDQMEAGSHEVLFDATNLASGIYIFRITTSQFTKTRQMTLVK